Proteins encoded within one genomic window of Streptomyces sp. NBC_01314:
- the scpA gene encoding methylmalonyl-CoA mutase, with product MTVPSVPDFSGIELGSPALDGGADDWRTAVKKAAGGDDLLWETPEGIPVKPLYTGQDLEGLDFLGTYPGMAPYLRGPYPTMYVNQPWTIRQYAGFSTAEESNAFYRRNLAAGQKGLSVAFDLPTHRGYDSDHPRVTGDVGMAGVAIDSILDMRQLFDGIPLDRMTVSMTMNGAVLPVLALYIVAAEEQGVPAEKLAGTIQNDILKEFMVRNTYIYPPKPSMRIISDIFAFTSQRMPRYNSISISGYHIQEAGATADLELAYTLADGVEYIRAGREAGMDVDAFAPRLSFFWAIGMNFFMEVAKLRAARLLWAKLVRQFDPQNAKSLSLRTHSQTSGWSLTAQDVFNNVTRTCVEAMAATQGHTQSLHTNALDEALALPTDFSARIARNTQLLIQQESGTTRVIDPWGGSAYVEKLTYDLARRAWQHIQEVEAAGGMAKAIDAGIPKLRIEEAAARTQARIDSGRQPVIGVNKYRVETDEQIDVLKVDNSSVRTQQIDKLRRLRADRDEQACQDSLDALTRAAGGEGNLLELAVRAARAKATVGEISDALEKVYGRHASQIRTISGVYRNEAGDSPNVERTRSLVDSFAEAEGRRPRILVAKMGQDGHDRGQKVIATAFADLGFDVDVGPLFQTPAEVARQAVEADVHIVGVSSLAAGHLTLVPALKEQLAEEGRADIMIVVGGVIPPQDVPTLLEMGAAAVFPPGTVIPDAAYDLVKRLSDDLGHDL from the coding sequence ATGACCGTCCCCTCCGTCCCCGACTTCTCCGGGATCGAGCTGGGTTCCCCGGCCCTCGACGGCGGCGCCGACGACTGGCGTACGGCGGTCAAGAAGGCGGCCGGCGGTGACGACCTGCTGTGGGAGACCCCGGAGGGCATCCCGGTCAAGCCGCTGTACACCGGGCAGGACCTGGAGGGTCTGGACTTCCTGGGCACCTACCCGGGCATGGCGCCGTATCTGCGCGGCCCGTACCCGACGATGTACGTCAACCAGCCCTGGACGATCCGGCAGTACGCGGGCTTCTCCACGGCGGAGGAGTCGAACGCCTTCTACCGCCGCAACCTGGCGGCGGGTCAGAAGGGCCTGTCCGTCGCCTTCGACCTGCCGACCCACCGCGGCTACGACAGCGACCACCCGCGCGTGACGGGTGACGTCGGCATGGCGGGCGTGGCGATCGACTCGATCCTCGACATGCGGCAGCTCTTCGACGGCATCCCGCTGGACCGGATGACCGTGTCGATGACGATGAACGGCGCCGTGCTGCCCGTGCTGGCGCTCTACATCGTGGCGGCCGAGGAGCAGGGTGTGCCGGCGGAGAAGCTGGCGGGGACCATCCAGAACGACATCCTCAAGGAGTTCATGGTCCGCAACACCTACATCTATCCGCCGAAGCCGTCGATGCGGATCATCTCCGACATCTTCGCCTTCACCTCCCAGCGGATGCCCCGCTACAACTCCATCTCGATCTCCGGCTACCACATCCAGGAGGCGGGCGCGACGGCCGACCTGGAGCTGGCGTACACGCTCGCGGACGGCGTGGAGTACATCCGTGCGGGCCGGGAGGCGGGGATGGACGTGGACGCGTTCGCGCCCCGGCTGTCGTTCTTCTGGGCGATCGGCATGAACTTCTTCATGGAGGTCGCCAAGCTGCGCGCGGCCCGCCTGCTGTGGGCGAAGCTGGTGAGGCAGTTCGACCCGCAGAACGCCAAGTCCCTCTCCCTGCGCACCCATTCGCAGACCTCCGGCTGGTCGCTGACCGCGCAGGACGTCTTCAACAACGTCACGCGTACGTGCGTGGAGGCGATGGCGGCCACCCAGGGCCACACCCAGTCGCTGCACACCAACGCCCTCGACGAGGCTCTCGCCCTGCCCACCGACTTCTCGGCGCGCATCGCCCGCAACACCCAGCTCCTCATCCAGCAGGAGTCCGGCACGACCCGGGTCATCGACCCCTGGGGCGGCAGCGCCTACGTCGAGAAGCTGACGTACGACCTCGCCCGCCGTGCCTGGCAGCACATCCAGGAGGTCGAGGCGGCGGGCGGCATGGCCAAGGCCATCGACGCGGGCATCCCCAAGCTGCGCATCGAGGAGGCCGCGGCCCGCACCCAGGCCCGGATCGACTCCGGCCGGCAGCCGGTCATCGGCGTCAACAAGTACCGCGTGGAGACCGACGAGCAGATCGACGTCCTCAAGGTCGACAACTCCTCGGTCCGCACCCAGCAGATCGACAAGCTCCGCCGACTGCGTGCGGACCGCGACGAGCAGGCGTGCCAGGACTCGCTGGACGCGCTCACCCGGGCCGCCGGGGGCGAGGGCAACCTGCTGGAGCTGGCCGTGCGCGCGGCCCGCGCCAAGGCCACGGTCGGCGAGATCTCCGACGCCCTGGAGAAGGTGTACGGCCGGCACGCGAGCCAGATCCGTACGATCTCCGGCGTGTACCGCAACGAAGCAGGCGACTCCCCGAACGTGGAGCGCACCCGGAGCCTGGTGGACTCCTTCGCCGAGGCCGAGGGCCGCCGGCCGCGCATCCTGGTCGCCAAGATGGGCCAGGACGGCCACGACCGGGGCCAGAAGGTGATCGCGACCGCCTTCGCCGACCTCGGCTTCGACGTGGACGTCGGCCCGCTGTTCCAGACCCCGGCCGAGGTGGCCCGTCAGGCCGTCGAGGCGGACGTGCACATCGTCGGGGTGTCGTCGCTGGCCGCGGGGCACCTCACCCTCGTACCGGCGCTGAAGGAGCAGCTGGCCGAGGAGGGACGCGCGGACATCATGATCGTGGTCGGCGGGGTGATCCCGCCACAGGACGTTCCCACGCTGCTGGAGATGGGCGCGGCGGCCGTGTTCCCGCCCGGGACGGTGATCCCGGACGCGGCGTACGACCTGGTGAAGAGGCTGTCGGACGACCTCGGGCACGACCTGTGA
- a CDS encoding methylmalonyl-CoA mutase family protein — protein MTVLPDDGLELAAEFPDATHEQWQRLVAGVLRKSGKDVEGAQAEEALSTALEDGLRTRPLYTAHDTAPPPGYPGFAPFVRGGRAAGNTVDGWDVRQRHTAADGDAVLADLENGVTSLWLVLGGAGFPVPSLGRVLDGVFLDLAPVVLDAGAEVEPAARELLRLYAERGVAKEAARGNLGADPLGHEARTGQTYDFAPVAGLARLCAEEYPGLRALTVDALPYHEAGGSAAQELGASLATGVAYLRELTEAGLSVEQACAQLEFRYAATADQFLTIAKLRAARRLWARVAEVCGVPAAGAQTQAAVTSTVMMTRRDPWVNMLRTTIATLAAGAGGADSVTVLPFDHSLGLPDAFARRIARNTSTILIEESHLSRVIDPAGGSWYVERLTDELAHAGWEFFQEIEHAGGQAAALRSGAVRQRLAETWAARSAKLAKRREPITGVSEFPHLAEKPVVRRPAAEPPSGGLPRVSRDEAYEVLRARSDAHLAATGSRPRIHLASLGPAVAHTARTTFAANLFQAGGIEPVTGGTFEESGATEVCVCSSDALYEERAASVAAELKAAGAAHVFLAGRPGQYTDVDAYVFAGCDAVAVLSATLDRMGVS, from the coding sequence ATGACGGTCCTGCCTGACGACGGGCTTGAGCTGGCCGCCGAGTTCCCTGACGCAACCCACGAGCAGTGGCAGCGCCTCGTTGCGGGCGTGCTGCGCAAGTCGGGCAAGGACGTCGAGGGTGCTCAGGCCGAGGAAGCCCTGTCCACCGCGCTGGAGGACGGGCTGCGCACCCGTCCTCTGTACACCGCGCACGACACCGCGCCCCCTCCGGGTTACCCCGGCTTCGCGCCCTTCGTACGAGGAGGCCGGGCCGCGGGCAACACCGTCGACGGCTGGGACGTACGCCAGCGGCACACGGCGGCGGACGGCGACGCGGTGCTCGCCGACCTGGAGAACGGCGTCACCTCCCTGTGGCTGGTGCTCGGCGGGGCCGGCTTCCCGGTGCCGTCGCTCGGCCGGGTCCTCGACGGCGTCTTTCTCGATCTCGCGCCGGTCGTCCTGGACGCGGGCGCCGAGGTCGAGCCCGCCGCACGGGAGTTGCTGCGGCTGTACGCCGAGCGGGGCGTCGCCAAGGAGGCGGCGCGCGGCAACCTGGGCGCGGACCCCCTCGGTCACGAGGCCCGCACCGGGCAGACGTACGACTTCGCACCGGTGGCCGGGCTCGCCCGGTTGTGCGCCGAGGAGTATCCGGGGCTGCGGGCCCTGACCGTGGACGCCCTGCCGTACCACGAGGCCGGTGGCTCGGCCGCACAGGAGCTGGGTGCCTCGCTCGCGACCGGCGTCGCGTATCTGCGGGAGCTGACCGAGGCCGGGCTGAGCGTCGAACAGGCCTGTGCGCAGCTGGAGTTCCGGTACGCGGCGACCGCCGACCAGTTCCTGACGATCGCCAAGCTGCGGGCGGCGCGCCGGCTCTGGGCCCGGGTGGCCGAGGTGTGCGGGGTGCCCGCAGCCGGGGCGCAGACGCAAGCCGCGGTGACCTCGACGGTGATGATGACGCGCCGCGACCCGTGGGTGAACATGCTGCGCACGACCATCGCCACGCTGGCCGCCGGGGCGGGAGGTGCCGATTCCGTCACCGTGCTGCCCTTCGACCACTCGCTCGGGCTGCCGGACGCGTTCGCGCGGCGCATCGCCCGCAACACCTCCACGATCCTCATCGAGGAGTCCCACCTCTCCCGGGTGATCGACCCGGCGGGCGGCTCCTGGTACGTGGAACGCCTCACCGACGAACTCGCCCACGCGGGCTGGGAGTTCTTCCAGGAGATCGAGCACGCGGGCGGCCAGGCGGCCGCCTTGCGCTCCGGCGCCGTACGGCAGCGTCTCGCCGAGACCTGGGCGGCCCGCAGTGCGAAGCTCGCCAAGCGCCGCGAACCGATCACCGGCGTCAGCGAGTTCCCCCACCTGGCCGAGAAGCCGGTCGTCCGCCGGCCCGCCGCCGAGCCGCCGTCCGGCGGTCTCCCTCGCGTCAGCCGCGACGAGGCGTACGAGGTGCTGCGCGCCCGCTCGGACGCCCACCTCGCCGCGACGGGTTCCCGGCCCCGGATCCACCTGGCGTCCCTGGGCCCCGCCGTCGCCCACACCGCGCGTACGACCTTCGCCGCCAACCTCTTCCAGGCGGGCGGCATCGAGCCCGTCACCGGGGGCACGTTCGAGGAGAGCGGCGCCACCGAGGTGTGCGTGTGCTCCAGCGACGCCCTGTACGAGGAACGGGCGGCGAGCGTGGCGGCGGAGCTGAAGGCCGCCGGCGCCGCGCACGTGTTCCTCGCCGGCCGTCCCGGGCAGTACACCGACGTCGACGCGTACGTCTTCGCGGGCTGCGACGCCGTGGCCGTGCTGTCCGCGACCCTCGACCGCATGGGAGTGTCCTGA
- a CDS encoding SPFH domain-containing protein has translation MNSIVLAVLGVVVLLVLLALVVVTRYKVAGPSEAFIVTGRRGKQATDPDTGRVFTDNSGQKVVVGGGVFVVPFVQQRFTLDLSSRHIPVAVRGAVTLRGIKANLEGVAIVKVGGTEDSIRAAAQRFLMQQDGIVGFTQEVLSGALRAIVGRMSVEDVIRDRAAFAGQVAEEAEASLSGQGLVLDAFQIQDITTEGSYLEDLGRPEAARAKQEADIAEAVARRAAEQARLKAEEEIAVAQRTFALKQAEIKAETDSAAAQANAAGPLAEAARQQDILAEHEKVAERQAALKDRQLDTEIRKPADAQRYAAEQEAEARRVARVKQAEAERLAEIAGAQAEAERARLTGEGEKQRRTALAEAEAVEGLRQGESERARRTAIAEAVRLEGEAEAAAIGAKGAAEAEAMRQKADAFGRYGDAAILQMLVEVLPQVVAKASEPLSAVEKMTVISTDGAARIPRAVADNVAQGIELLGSTTGVDLAELLKGLSRGGGGGAKSGERSGDRSGERSVRHGDNGKVEIGE, from the coding sequence ATGAATTCTATCGTTCTCGCGGTGCTGGGGGTCGTCGTACTCCTGGTGCTGCTGGCTCTCGTCGTGGTCACCCGCTACAAGGTGGCGGGCCCCAGCGAGGCGTTCATCGTCACCGGCCGGCGTGGCAAGCAGGCGACCGATCCGGACACCGGGCGGGTGTTCACCGACAACAGCGGCCAGAAGGTCGTGGTCGGCGGCGGGGTGTTCGTCGTGCCGTTCGTGCAGCAGCGGTTCACCCTGGACCTGTCGTCACGTCACATCCCGGTGGCGGTGCGCGGCGCGGTCACCCTGCGCGGGATCAAGGCGAACCTCGAAGGGGTCGCCATCGTCAAGGTCGGCGGGACCGAGGACTCGATCCGGGCCGCCGCCCAGCGGTTCCTGATGCAGCAGGACGGCATCGTCGGCTTCACCCAGGAGGTGCTGTCGGGCGCGCTGCGGGCCATCGTCGGCCGGATGTCGGTGGAGGACGTCATCCGCGACCGGGCCGCGTTCGCCGGGCAGGTCGCCGAGGAGGCCGAGGCCAGTCTGTCGGGGCAGGGCCTCGTGCTGGACGCCTTCCAGATCCAGGACATCACCACCGAGGGCTCCTATCTGGAGGATCTCGGCCGTCCGGAGGCCGCGCGAGCCAAGCAGGAGGCCGACATCGCCGAGGCGGTGGCCCGGCGCGCCGCCGAGCAGGCCCGGCTGAAGGCCGAGGAGGAGATCGCGGTCGCCCAGCGGACCTTCGCCCTCAAGCAGGCCGAGATCAAGGCGGAGACGGACTCGGCCGCCGCCCAGGCGAACGCGGCCGGCCCGCTCGCCGAGGCGGCCCGTCAGCAGGACATCCTCGCCGAGCACGAGAAGGTCGCCGAGCGGCAGGCGGCGTTGAAGGACCGTCAGCTGGACACCGAGATCCGCAAGCCCGCCGACGCCCAGCGGTACGCGGCCGAACAGGAGGCCGAGGCCCGGCGGGTGGCCCGGGTCAAGCAGGCCGAGGCCGAGCGGCTGGCCGAGATCGCGGGCGCCCAGGCGGAGGCCGAGCGGGCGCGGCTGACCGGTGAGGGCGAGAAGCAGCGGCGTACCGCGCTGGCCGAGGCCGAGGCCGTCGAGGGGCTCAGGCAGGGCGAGTCGGAGCGGGCGCGGCGGACGGCGATCGCGGAGGCGGTGCGGCTGGAGGGCGAGGCCGAGGCGGCGGCCATCGGCGCGAAGGGGGCGGCCGAGGCCGAGGCGATGCGGCAGAAGGCCGACGCCTTCGGGCGGTACGGCGACGCGGCGATCCTGCAGATGCTCGTCGAGGTACTGCCCCAGGTCGTCGCCAAGGCGTCCGAACCGCTCTCCGCGGTGGAGAAGATGACCGTCATCTCCACCGACGGTGCCGCCCGCATCCCGCGCGCGGTCGCCGACAACGTCGCCCAGGGGATCGAACTCCTCGGCTCCACCACGGGTGTCGACCTCGCGGAACTCCTGAAGGGCCTCTCGCGGGGCGGTGGGGGCGGCGCGAAGTCGGGGGAGCGGTCGGGGGATCGGTCGGGGGAGCGGTCCGTGCGGCACGGTGACAACGGCAAGGTCGAGATCGGGGAGTGA
- a CDS encoding heavy-metal-associated domain-containing protein, whose product MAEKYFTVSGMSCAHCAASVTEEVVAVPGVTEVDVDVRAGLVTVRGETVDDAAVRAAVVEAGYEVAEVVRQAAA is encoded by the coding sequence ATGGCCGAGAAGTACTTCACCGTGTCCGGCATGAGCTGCGCCCACTGCGCCGCGAGCGTCACCGAGGAGGTCGTCGCGGTGCCCGGCGTCACGGAGGTCGATGTCGACGTACGGGCCGGCCTGGTGACCGTACGCGGGGAGACGGTCGACGACGCGGCGGTGCGCGCGGCGGTCGTCGAGGCGGGCTACGAGGTCGCGGAGGTCGTACGGCAGGCCGCGGCCTGA
- the meaB gene encoding methylmalonyl Co-A mutase-associated GTPase MeaB, whose protein sequence is MIDVDAYAKGVLDGKRAVIARAITLVESTRPQHRTLAQELLTALLPHSGRARRIGVSGVPGVGKSTFIDAFGTMLTSLGHRVAVLAVDPSSSRTGGSILGDKTRMERLAVDPAAFVRPSPTAGTLGGVAKATRESIVVMEAAGYDVVLVETVGVGQSETAVADMVDSFLLLTLARTGDQLQGIKKGVLELADVLAVNKADGPHERDARTAARELAGALRLMHGHDPVWTPPVLSCSARESNGLDAVWERLEQHRTLLDSTGRLAAKRRNQQVDWTWSMVRDELLGRLRTHPGVRSLAPGLEQRVRDGELTATLAAERILEAFGDSERAE, encoded by the coding sequence GTGATCGATGTCGACGCCTATGCCAAGGGCGTCCTCGACGGGAAGCGGGCGGTCATCGCCCGTGCCATCACCCTCGTCGAGTCCACCCGGCCCCAACACCGGACCCTGGCCCAGGAGTTGCTGACCGCGCTGCTGCCGCACAGCGGCCGGGCGCGGCGGATCGGGGTCAGCGGGGTGCCGGGGGTCGGCAAGTCGACGTTCATCGACGCGTTCGGCACGATGCTGACCTCGCTCGGGCACCGGGTGGCGGTGCTGGCGGTGGATCCGTCGTCGAGCCGTACGGGTGGCTCGATCCTCGGCGACAAGACCCGTATGGAGCGCCTGGCCGTCGATCCGGCGGCCTTCGTACGGCCCTCCCCCACGGCCGGCACGCTCGGCGGGGTCGCCAAGGCCACCCGCGAGTCGATCGTGGTGATGGAGGCGGCCGGCTACGACGTGGTGCTGGTGGAGACCGTCGGTGTCGGCCAGTCCGAGACGGCCGTCGCCGACATGGTCGACTCCTTCCTCCTCCTCACCCTCGCCCGCACCGGCGACCAGCTCCAGGGCATCAAGAAGGGCGTCCTGGAGCTGGCCGACGTGCTCGCCGTCAACAAGGCGGACGGCCCGCACGAGCGCGACGCCCGCACGGCGGCCCGTGAGCTGGCGGGCGCCCTGCGGCTGATGCACGGCCATGACCCGGTCTGGACGCCACCGGTGCTGAGCTGCAGCGCCCGCGAGTCGAACGGTCTGGACGCCGTCTGGGAGCGCCTGGAGCAGCACCGCACCCTCCTCGACTCCACCGGCCGACTCGCCGCCAAGCGCCGGAACCAGCAGGTCGACTGGACCTGGTCGATGGTCCGCGACGAACTCCTCGGCCGGCTGCGCACCCATCCCGGCGTCCGGTCCCTGGCGCCCGGCCTCGAACAACGGGTCAGGGACGGCGAGCTGACGGCCACACTGGCGGCCGAGCGCATCCTGGAGGCCTTCGGGGACTCCGAGCGGGCGGAGTAG